A segment of the Bombus huntii isolate Logan2020A chromosome 9, iyBomHunt1.1, whole genome shotgun sequence genome:
TCCATGTGCaacaataaatttatacatacaCGCGCAATAATATGTAGCTATCCGGCTATACATGTATATCGCATTCTCCTACTTCTATTTTGATTTTCTGTCTCTGGCCCTTTTCAAATTTTGCCTATTCGGAGGTCgatgatttttttaaatattttcgtgccagttttttaaatattgatcATCCTTCTTGGTCCAAAAATTTCCGTTTCAATACATTCATATTCATTTATcacaaattatataaatatataataactaaGTAAACTAAGcctaaatacatatataactaagaaactaattaaataatgataaaCGTATAATTAAGAAAGTAACAAAATAATCTAAATAATAACGAATCGTAAAGGCCGACAAGAGAATTACACGACTGTTGCAAGATACTTGCTCGACGACGCTCATTGAACTAATACTGGAACTccaattttatacgaaataacaCAAAAGCGCATGATCTCTGTAGCTCCGTTAACTGtcagaattttgaaaaatcgcTTTGACATATGGTACTCTACATATATTTGAAACTTTCAgaagattaaataaaaaaaaattgaaacaaaaaaccaaaaaaggattaaattgttatatatttttataattaattttaattaatttaatttaattaattaatttattaatttatttaataaattaattgatttatttaatcaattaatttatttatcaactaatttattaattaatttaattaatttaatttaattaattaatttttaataattttataaaaaatgtgaaattaaaaacaagtgtttttaaaaaaaataaactataacaattatttaaataagcTTTTTTCCTGCCGTTGTTTAGTTCAcccagaagaaaaatatataataatttaatccttcTTTGATTCTTTGTTTCAGCCAAGAATTACGAGGTGGATCTTTCCCGCCGATCGAAGACTGTAGCGACAAGACGCCCATGAAATAAGCTTAGAAatctattataatttatttttttactttaaaaagaatttttttgtattcgttaaatatatatataaccatacctcaaaatttaataaccatttctttccttctttctcttctagAAAAAATCACTAGAAAAAAAACGCTGTTTTAGAACATTCTAATTCAGGATACCCCCTTGAGACGATTACGTTCATGCtcgaaatatttacaaatgtaaaatgttacacttaaaatataaattctctGTAACAGTATGcagatacatttttttttaatcacaATTTCATCAGGTCATAAAATATGCAAGAAAATGTCTTGATTTCAACGTGTTATTTATCTTCCGcgtttaattatatatacgaGTTATTTTAAATACTACGAAAAGCTAGTAAAGTATAGTCTCCTCGCGTTTTACTTTTCAAACGATTCAAGCTCCATCTTATTGAACAAAGAATAGCTGCTTTTGTCTTTACGTGACATTGCTAATAACATTGATCGTGTAACATATTTTCTAACaaaaaattttcttaatcTTCATGATTTACAACGAGAAATTACATCTACTGTACTCCATTTACAGAATGCAAACGCCAACGACGCTAAGGAAATCAAGTAAAAATTCTTCTTCTCATCACATTGTTTCTTACCGTTATTAACATACGAtacaattaatgaaaaatatgaaaggaTCGAATTACACACAAAGATCATAATATGGAATGATTTACGAAGAAATAgcataattattatattaagtatagaatgaaaataaatgtttgtaGCACAGTATTTACAAATCTCTTGgtcagaaatattttcaagttAATACGCTTGAGATTTAAACTGTACAGAGATAAATACATTATTATCTATTAGTATACGATGatcgtttattaattaataataataaacaagtagtccttaataaaaaaatagatttttttaaaagaagGTCGCTCGAAATGATTTGTAAGGAAAGAAGCCGATCGAGAAATTAAGGATTCATCATATTTGcagtcataaaatataattaacaagCCGTTTGAATTGTCTACATGTATTTAAAGGTATGATATACAGTATTTGCAAATACTGTACTTAAGGCTAACTCTGCTGGaaagatttattttcactCTAAAGCTATGCACAGAGATCGAACTGTAATCTTTCCAGTCGAAATTAACGATAGCAATAATCGCCTGTAGTCAATTAAGTACTAGATCATAATCCTCGAtcatgaattatttaaataattaattacagaAGGAGAATGGTGATGGATTGGATCATAATAATATCATCGACAAAGTGTATTTATTCTCAGAAATGATGAAAGTACTCGTAAAATAGTGTCAAGGAACATGTTGCATGGGATAACGAGAAAGGGGCGTCGTGTAGGATGGCCGTCAATCGTACTGTACAAGTTTTCACATTTCATATAAACACACTCAAAGTATATCTTTATGCTTCTTTGCTGTCCAAGTCAGATAAATTTCCATAGTCATGTTAATTAGTAGCCGTTGTCCATTCTCGCAACTGCTTATTCCTTTAATGGCTAACGAAACCATCGCAGAAAACTGCGAATTTCGGTAACAGCGAATTACACGGGATGTTGAACGTTTAAGTAAACGTTCCATGACTCCTAAATGGCACGTCGTCACTTGGTTTGATTGAATTTTCCTTTCGTTGGCCGCCTGTTCGATTGAGTCGAGACGGCGAGTAAATTTTCTTCGAACGTATCTACCGTGAAGTCCTGTTCTTTCACTAACTTCGGTATTATCCTACTCATTTGGCTATTTTGCCTAATAACACCGGAGGGATTTCTAGACAGCGACACAATGCCATTTCGCACATGCGACTTTCGTTTTTGCCCTTGCAATCGCTTCAAAACGACAGGTTGCGTTGACGAAGAATGTGGAAGGGGATGTGGAGGGATTTTTGGTGGTGGTAACCGAGTTGGTGGAACATGAGGTAACCTTCCAGCGGGTGTTCTGGACGGACATGGTGGCGGAAAACCTGGAATAGGGAATGCGAAACCTGGTCGAGGTGGCGGTGGACACATGGCTGGTCGCAGTGGCGGTCTGTACCTGAATGACCTCGGTCCGTACATAGACGAAGGACCTGGTGGCGGTGGTACCAGCGGCATGCCAGGTGGAGGTAGCATAGGACGAAAGCCTGCTGGCGGACCGCCAAAACTAAAATGTGGCAACGAAAATGGACCGTCTTTTGTGAAACCGCGACGCGGCGGTACGGGACCTGGCGGCCCCATCGTATATGATTGGGTTGGGTGTGGAAGCCAATCCCTCGGTCGCGCTTTGACTTTACCCGTTTTGCTTTTCTCGCGTGGTATTTTCTGCAACGCGCTTATATAGTTTTTACGCTCGATCTGATAGCCACGAGCCTCTTCGAATGCTGAAACAAATACGTAAAATTCGCTTGTGTAACAGGTATAGAAACAAACGGGAGAAGCTAAATTTCAACAGAGATATGAATTTTAGAAAGGAATTTTTCTTTAACCTatattttttctcattttcgcGTGTATCTATTGTAACGTAGTTGATCTTATTCGATGCGTTCAATATAGATAGAATTATAATTTGTCGTTATTAGATTGCGAATATCTATGCATTTGTGGGAGATTAAAATGTGTACGAATCCATGGCATGCGCATGACATACAAAACTAGACACAGTATTCATCAAAGTAAAGTATTCATTGTAACATTTAGTAGGtgaagtatatatatatatttatttagtttctatataattatgtttataaaagtatgaattttgtaatttatggTTCACTTACCTTTTAAACAGGTATCGACTTCCCAACCTAATTGCTGTACAAGATACCTGTAACAAAACAAATGAATTTATGTACATCAttagttttattaatttaattgcaaattaataacgtattgattttgtaaaatcttatgtgtgtgtgtatatatatatatatacatatatatcggATTATggttggaattttgggcgTTCGATGAACCTTCACTCAAATTTACCATCGAGGATATACCTGATATTAATCGAAACAAATGTGGGCACTATAAAAGACTATAAGTAATAGCGGCGATCGGATGGTCGAGATGTTGATGGcaacgaattcaggttcgataacgaatccacagTCCACGGGATGACGAATGCTATGTGATACACGTATAACTCCACGTACAAGTAAAACTTATCTTCAAGAACTTTACCAAAATCCAAGTGAGACTGCccttataaatatataaggaATACCTCTCCCCACCTCTCGggtcaatctttgtttttaaggaaAGCCATATAATCATTCCATCCCTCTGTCAGGTACACGTCCCTCCAGTGACCGTGGCTACATCCAGTGACCTGctatgtcacttcgagcccaagCCCATCGTCATAAAATCGGATTAGAAcattaaaactatttcttacttttattacttaagtgtagctatagtaaaagCCTGGGCTAGGGTTTGGGTATTAGAGTTTTTCCCAACATCCCAAAAGGGAAGtcccgatgtcctttcatctccgacatatatatatatataatctttcaaaatgtaaaacaTATCTGAGATGATCTTTGATAACcatatttgatattttgcttaatataatatactaaCCTACAAATAAGATATCCCGAACGGTTTACGCCATGAGTGCAATGAACTCCCACAATATCGTCTGGAACAAAAGAACAAAGCAGCAATCTTCAATTTGCATTCAAGTACACATTAGCATTGTACATAGAGATATCGCGGATAACATAgaagatacaaaattttacttttaagaTTCAGTCAAAATTCAGTCAAAAATATACTACAAATAGTCACTACTATaatcattatattaatacTTCGACTAAATTCTTtccatttaaatattttcaaaataactaatttttcaataacatGAAGTTATATATAGTGATTGATGTTTAGCGATGATGACACAATGATGTGCCGACTATAAAATATCACTTTCGAAGGATCGACCTTTTGGTGATATACGAAAACCGCTTTGTTCTCAattacactataaagcaaaaCTATACGATGCAGGTATACTTGCACACTGTGAAAACCATGTGCGAGAAATCTTACAAAACTTCTGAAACTGAATGTTTGGAGGTCCCTTTAAATTTTCGTCCCTTTatactaataaaatatagCCAATTTACTTAATTGGTTAATTAGTGCCTATCATATCCCTTTGCACGACTCTATTTAAACCTCGAGCACTCCTCCCCCATCAAGCTGGTCCAAGTCACGGGTCCAGCGGAGCGAATTAGGTCCAAAAAGCAATTTCGTTTGCTGATTGTCAATGTGTTTAAGTACTGAGCTACAGGTTTATGACACGTCATTACTATTAAAGGTGCAAAGGCGAAAGCTTAATAACTCATCTGGCCCGTAGATGTGCAATTCCGCGAGCACAGAGTAATTTCTAAGCTTCAACTTTTTAAGCAAAAAGATTGAACAACGATAGATCTGAAATCTATAGTAAAAATAGCAATTATGCGTTTGTCTGTGTCATAAATCCGAGGAATCGAAGCAATACTTAACACCCTActcaataattatatttaaaccAAAGAACCGTAATAAATTCACAGAATAATATGTTCGTGTTgagatattaatatataagAATAACTAGCGATGTGCATTCAAAGGTGTTAACTGTAAAAGATATTTTCGAGGGTTCGGTGGGTTAATGACGTAAGAAAAGGATACTAAAAAGATGTACTCGCGCGAAGCAAGTCCAATAAGAGGAGCATACGTAAGGCGAAACGTACGATTCCACGGGTCATCAATTTAGCCCAGAGCACAGGGTCGGCACCTCCTCAGGCTCAGCAAGGGGCTGATTATAATATTACCGCAAATTACCGGTAAAATCTGCGACGAATACACGACGATTCGTGACTCGACTCGGCGCTTTCACGTAAAGGCCACAACACTGATGAAAGTAGCCGCGTAATAACGATCGCCACAACCCTATCGCCTCTTTTCTCCTTCAATTTCATCCTCCGTATTTCCCTTTTCCGCATGAGCTGTAGATAAGTACCGAGCACTTTAGAGCCACTTCGTACCTCTTTACCTCGGGTTACACTGGGAATTAAGTGGCCATCGAAGATCATGCGATATGTTGTTTGACCTTGGCGAGCTTCTTAAAAGGATCGTTCGCAGAAACGCGATGCGATTTATACGCGGAGCGGAGAGTTTGATATTTTAGCACTACTATGCAATATACCGGTGAATTTAACAGCAAGCTGTGGAAAATTATATCTTCGATGTTCGCAAGAGATGTAAAAATCACAATGCGCCCTTGGATATCTTGATATGGCATTCTCAGCACTGAGAATAGTAAAAATACCGAAATATGCGCTCCGTACGCAAGAATTTGACTTACAGTAAAGAAGATAAACGCAACAGATCATTACGGTCTTGGTGAAACTTGTGTTCCGTATTGAAtcgttaattttaaattataataaacttGATATATCTTATTTGGCACGTTTTAGTACAAAGAAATTTATACATACTACATTCACAAATTCGTTCATCCGTTAAGTAATCAATAGCTTGTTAGAGTTATTAATAATGCACAATGCTGCGCATACACGACATGAAGAATGAAAATGTTaacgtataatattatacaatggTACATCAAtgattcatttaaaaaatatgtccGATGAAAAGACATTTAACAATCCGTGAGAAGAGATTGAGAAACGAAGACATGCGTATTTAATTCAAAAGAACGCCGGCACACAGAAGTAATTCAAGGTTGCCTGTTTTGTACGTGGAGAACGAGCAAGGCTGACTTATACCACATTCCTATCTATCACAGGGTCATCTCGTTTTTGCATACGAAGGAACATATGTCGCGCAGAAGACAGGAATATTCTCAGAACACGTCGGCATCTAATGTAAATCTAGAGCGTGCACCCCTGCGGAGCTCCAACATACTAAGTCTGGTAAATAAGCCGATCTTCAGAGAGATTGCCAAAGACCTACGACCTTTTCTGATACGCTGTATTGATTTTCACAGATGATTAAATATCCAGTAATACATCTTTTCCTTCGGTAATATCAAAACTATGACATagtaattaatatcttttagCGTAAGCTCTCGTCCTAACGTGTTCAATCTATTGTTACCCGTGGATTATAGTTCATGTTTCCGTTGCTTAGATGTTTCTCAAACGTAACCTTGATTATCAGTATTAATTGAAATCACGTTGGTCAAACGATCAATCTTCCTACGTAAACGAATGGTTATGGTTCTACCCAAGGAGTGGTCATTCATTATGCGATATTACATCAATCAGTCAAAACAAATGGCATAGTTAAAAATTACATTCTCAAGATtattccttttccttctttagATCGTCTCTGATTATCGTCAGGTTACGTTCGAATCGTCGAACAATATCTTCGATatggaaataatatttttcccAACGCCAGAAATGTCTTTCATTCCTCTAAAatgtaagaaagaaattcaatGTAAATCCAATGCATGTTTCTATTCACCTTAGTGGCGGACGAGTAGGAACCAGGGATAAAGAACAGTTATGATATCGATTTCGGTTCTTAAAACAGTTATGTACTATCTTTATTCTGAATAACTGTTATAAGGAATCGAAATTTATCTCATATCGGTTGTACAACCGTTATTTTCTCGCTTTTATAACAATTCTAAATCGATTTTCCATTTCGTATAAGAAtgtcatttattattttaaaaaacttaaatttattaatcaaCAGATTAAGAGAAACTACTACTTcgtaacataaaatataaatgggGTCGAggattataatataaatataaatgggGATATAGGATTCAAAAAAATAGCGGTTTTAAAATCATTATAAGAACTGGTAGGCACAGTAGatattaaaaagtttcatttAATGATTGATAATAAAATCTCATGTACTCGATTTGAGAATTGTTGTCAAAACAACTTGAAGTTTAAGCGTAATTGGTCGGACAAGGTGgttgcaaaataaaaaaaaaaggggtaTATAGGCAGAAGGGTAGAGGGTACCTGGTATTGCATGTCAGTCCTTGGTAAACGTTAAGGTTGGTTTTCGGGCTACTAGAGTAGTCGCGAAGTACGACCCGAAGCGACGTGGTTAATGTGGCAATATGATATATAAGCAGGAGGTATGTCGGCTCAAATAGCCTCTGGTAGAAAGGGACCATGGGTTCCCCTTTCGTGTTCCTGCATCTTCTAGTAAGAGCGTAAACTCCtctgaaaatatatgtaaGAGCCGCTGAAACGGGGAAGGACTTTAACGTCCAGTCGTGCGCGTACATAAACATGAAAATATCGTCGATACATACAGAGAACGCGACGGCTTTTCGGCCAGCCGATTACTGCCGTCTTAAATCAATCGAACGATCGAACTTCTCGAATGTGCCTCGTATCGCTGGCTCTACACACGAACTATACACATGAAGCATCGCAAACGAATATAAACGTGCACCTATACACATAGCTGATTCGTCGAGAGTGCTACATGACACGCAGGATGGATGCAAGACGATTAACGACATCTTATGTTCCGCGGCCAATAAATCACTAGCCACTGTAAATGGACTCGGCTTACTTATCTCTCACCTTGCGTACCTTCGTGAAATGCCGCTGCCAGAGAAATTATAATAACGTACTCTCGCGGCACGTACGACCACGCCAGTATCGCTAACTGCCTAGATATTATATAGGCTACTGTTCACGCGACACCTTTAATTATACAATCGCGAAAGTTCATTGAAATGATAAATAGTAGTTACCGGTGTATGGGCAGGCAAAATAAACTCGCGAGGAAATGTAGGAATCCAAAGACACGTGGTCGAATATAAATCACTGATGCTATGTTACGTCTTACGTTAAACTGGCTCGAATTACACCGGATAGAAATAAAATCCACTAGATGGAGTTGTTTACGTAACAGTGCAAGAAACAGTGCTGCGAAGAATTATGAAATCCCTACGAGATCTAAATCCACAATTCATATAGGTAAAATGCAAGAAATCTATGTATTGTCTTGTGTGATTATTCATTGATTGGTTAAAATTTTGGCTTTCTGATAGTAAATTCATCTTACAGTTAATACGATATTTTGCACTAGCTTTGAAGacgtaatttaaattttatatttaatctcCTAATATAGCACTGCCTAACGCTTCCTAATATAGCAGCGATAAACCTTGATCTTGATTAAcatgtaatattaataacatcATCATGCAATTTAGATATGTCTATTGTTTATAAATACACCTTCATAATAGGTTCATACAAGATGTTATCTAAACATACGTGATAAACTGTGAAAATCGGGGtacataaattacaaattatttatgatATCTTCTTCGATATGATTCTTTTTCGATATTAATCTTCTTGTatagatattaataaaaagttcTGTTACGTATTACAGTCttctaatataaatattttcaacgcTTCTAATGCAGATCTAACATACAATGTTAACATGCCAcgttataaaaagaaatatccgcgattattattatcaatctGAATGTAAAAATGAgagtatttatatttatgttagAGTAATTAACTGTACATtgaaaattacattaaaataaattgcGGGAAAAGATACAAATGAACGTTTCAGAAGCCCGtaataatgagaaaatatatcgaaattGCAATTAagagtttcttcttttacacTGTGGCGTGTCAATAGGATAATGGGCGTTGGATGGAAGGTATTGATAAATGCTAAGTGACGGTCAATGGATGGTCGATGCAGCGGCGTCTTCGCTTTGGAATGTGTTTCGACACGTTTTTCAGTCAGCTCTCTTCCGAGTTTCGCTTCTTCGATTTGTAAGCTTTCCACGAACATTTTAAGCACTATAAACAGTATTCATTATTAACATGTACATCTTTTTTCGAATATTACACGAAGAAAAGACAAAATAACATGACAAAAAAAAACATGTAACCTGatgtttctattttatattgtgTATAATTCTATAAGTAACACACAAGTTTAATCTTTCTTATTATGTAACCTTATAGTTTTTATTCCATGATCTACTTATATAATTGAAAGatattctttattctttcactaatttctttcaaaaatcGAGGTCTtctagaatattttttattacttttatgttttttatactattatctaatataaaatagagTTCAAATTTTATACTGTTATTCATACACTATAAAACtatcataatatatttaacagTATAATATTATCCATGTAAAATTGTCGCAATTCTGTCACATTGTTCATTGATCTTGTCTGTCTCGTGTATGTAAGTACCAGATCGAGAATGGtttggaagaagaaaaacagagATGGaatagaaaggaaaaaagagaacgGAAAGGTCCGAGGAGGATGAGAAGCGaatgaaagaaagaggaaggagAAATGCCAAAGGAAAGTTTCTGCTCTACCGGTTGATAAACGGCGGCAGATAATTAACAACGCCCTGGTATACGTGGCTGTGCGTGGGCGATCCACTGCTTCACAAACTCTGTCCAGATTCGTAGCGTGATCACCGTCGTCATTCTCATTTTTCCTGGgaatcgtttcttttttcccaGCCGCAGGAGCCAAACTGCATTTTACAGTTAAAATAACCGTACGAATGTTTCAGGTTCATTTTCATGGACTTAACCTTTACCAACATAGGAACACGATAATTTACTTAGACTCTTAGTTTCTTCGATAAACTATTTGTTGAGATAATATGTAATGTacgtaaattatttctataaatcaCTGAGTCTagattgcgttatataaacTGCTACGTTTTAAATCGATGCATACATTACTTTCACATCGCaatacgtaatattataaaagcCATGCAACTCTCTTGTCCAGACATACGTATTTTGTAACTACTTTCATCTTATTGTCATCATCGGTAATTGACATCAGAAATTAGTTACATTGTTATAGAGCGTGAGTGTGTATTTTCAGTATACTATAATGCATAATTAcaagtttaatttaaaatctGAATTTAAtccgattaataattaaaaccATTTTGCATTATATTCCTTTTTTCATAATAGAAAATCAATCAAACGACAAACAATTTCCAATaaagaaatgtaatttaaGAATTTTAGTAATTTAATTAGTTGTCGATATTTCctcgaaaattttccaaaatgaaaatttatttgacaTTGTTCAGAAGGAAACATTTCAATCCTTTGTAGTTAAGAAAATTGAAGCATTTTTCGAATAAAGAGTTGAGAGAAGATATTTGGAATGTAGGATATTAGAATAATAGTAGACAAGATTGATGATATTACAAGTAGAATATACAGAGTCAGTATGATGTAATGCAGACTCACCTTCACCACAAGCTGACATAAAATCATCCATCGTTTTAAAGAATctgaaaggaaaaagaacacATATATTTACCTTTGGAAAATCAAGAAGACGTGTGTTccgaatttaataaaattttaattacgggaaagaaatgaaaaaatgtaatgtaattttttcttccaaagaattttatcaattttcatcatattttaacatttcttttacgattattcctgacaaattattacaaaactTAGAAAATTCTAGATACGTGTTTGACTTGCAGAGAATTTTTCTTACGATTACTGTTACCATATACCTGCAATTATTATCTCATTACATTGCAGTTTGTGACTAACAAGTTGTTTTTGAACGTAAGttgcattacgtcgatttatatatatatatattaatgaaaGTTACTTGAAAGAacgtaaattattataaattagtGTAGATACTATATGGTATCTATACTATATGTAGTCTTATAACTTTTATACTTTGTACCTATTaggtaataagttgtaacaacaaattatgaatatattgattatttcaaataagtATACAAATAGAGTTTACACTTACGATAACTGTATCTCACAATTTATATTGTAACataaattaatgttataaTGACATGAAAATGACATGAACCATCGTCCCTGCAATTTTGATTAATCTACTTATCGTAAATTGTAACGTAGCATGATAGggggaaattttataaaagtttgCCGATGTTTCTCATGCATAGAGTGTGCAATAAGAACACGAGGAGGAGGGTAAAGCGAGCGGCGTTCTTCCCTATACTTTCACGTTActgataatttttcaaaataactaCAAATAGCGATCGAATTTCCATGGTgtcgataaaaaaataatcagCTAAATCAATATTCAAATATGGTAACCGGTCTGGAGAAGTGACAGTGTAATAACTGCGTAATAGGCATGCAGGGACTTCGTAGCAAACGGACGAATATGGTAATGAAGCTTAAGAACGTGAATGTTACACACCTTGAATTGCAACGAATACACCAAGAATGGGAATCCACGTGTCAGGAAAACATTAACAAATGGAAAAATTGTCAAATTATCgtcaaattgaaaatttaatttataaccaataaaataaattttcatctttcttGACAATACACGAGATATAACAAAACACTTATCgattattaaacaatttcatttaatcGTTAAAATATAAGGGAGTTTATAATGtgttttctttctcct
Coding sequences within it:
- the LOC126869479 gene encoding RNA/RNP complex-1-interacting phosphatase; amino-acid sequence: MMKSIPERWLEYKPYGTVISGTKILPFKVPLKEALCNKLEPEERFTTSVLLEAFPRLKYIIDLTNTDRYYDKQEFTNSGVKYEKIMVYGREIPSVDLVNRFFKTMDDFMSACGEDDIVGVHCTHGVNRSGYLICRYLVQQLGWEVDTCLKAFEEARGYQIERKNYISALQKIPREKSKTGKVKARPRDWLPHPTQSYTMGPPGPVPPRRGFTKDGPFSLPHFSFGGPPAGFRPMLPPPGMPLVPPPPGPSSMYGPRSFRYRPPLRPAMCPPPPRPGFAFPIPGFPPPCPSRTPAGRLPHVPPTRLPPPKIPPHPLPHSSSTQPVVLKRLQGQKRKSHVRNGIVSLSRNPSGVIRQNSQMSRIIPKLVKEQDFTVDTFEENLLAVSTQSNRRPTKGKFNQTK